The nucleotide window AATTGATCACTCACATAAATGCAAATACTTCATACATTAGATCTCTACGTGGTGAGGTAAAATCAACTGTCGTAAAAGGGTTCGAACTGGGAACCCAAAGAGCACATTTACTTTCTACACTTCTATCTTTGTTGGCTTTGACACTATGCTTCATCAAAGATAGATTAGAAAAACCCCTGTCAAGGGGCTAATACCATGCATAATAATATAGATTCAGTTTACGCTTTTATATTAGAGAAGAGTTACTAGTAAATATCACACTTGCACATATTTTTACCTGTCCAGAGGACCTTGGAGATGCATGCCATCTACACAGTGAAGAGGAAGTGTTCAAACAACGACCATTCTTAGCTTGCAGTAGTTCTTGATCAAGAGCACAGCGACAGCTCATTCTGTAGAAAATGGGCAGAACCAACAGCCGAATCGATCTTATTAAACATGATTATGAAATAGCGCTATGAGGCAGGCCGATGCGTATGTTCGCTCCCTTAACATTTCATATTTTATGACCAGAGAGTGCAAAATGTCGAAAGTTACTTACGCATATTGCGGGGGTGTGGCATTAGCCTTCGGAGACAAATTCGCCACAGTTCGCCTTTAAAATCGAAAAACTAGAATATCAAGAGCACTGCAATACATTATTTTAGTGTGCGCTTCATGACTTCGAGTATTTGTGACCCACAATTACCTTGGGAAAGAGTCTAAAAATTTGGCAGATTTACCATAAAAGCAGAATGAATTTCACTGGTTgatctctttcttttgctcatctttcaagatcttttcttgagaataaaaacaaatctTTAGATATATAGCAATCACTGTCAATTGTAAAGGTATTACCCACTTAGAAATGGACGGAACGGATTCTCTTTCAGGAAGTCACAAGGGATCTGAAGTAGCCATAGAGCGCGAAAGCGTCGATCCCGAATACAGCGAGTTAGAAGCAGAGTACGTGAAATACAAAGCCAACGAGGAAGAATATACGCAGCACAAACCTGGAAATAATGACGAGAAAAAAGGCAGAGGGAAAAATTCTCAGAGGCCTGGATCTATCGAGGTTGAAGGTGAGGTCCCGCGCTTATCATACGGGTCGATAccttcttttgaagaggaGGCAGTAACCATCAAAGAGTATTTCGATCATTCAGTAAGAGAGAAGCTAACAGTAAGGTCGGTAGGCAGTTACTTTACCTCTCTGTTTCCAATTATACGTTGGCTTCCACATTATAACTTTAAGTGGGCTTATGCTGATCTAGTTGCAGGTATAACGGTCGGGTGTGTGCTCGTTCCGCAGTCAATGTCGTATGCACAGATTGCTAGTTTGGCACCACAATATGGTCTTTACTCATCCTTCATTGGTGCATTCATTTATTCTTTATTTGCAACATCCAAGGATGTCTGCATTGGGCCTGTTGCAGTTATGTCCTTGCAGACTGCAAAAGTCATTTCGTTagttttggaaaaatatcCAGAAGGCAACACAGAAGTTACAGCTCCAATAATTGCAACAACTTTGGCTTTGCTCTGTGGTATTGTGTCTTTTGGCCTAGGTGTTCTACGTCTTGGTTTCTTAGTTGAGTTGATCTCATTAAATGCGGTTGCTGGTTTCATGACGGGTTCGTCTTTCAACATCATCTGGGGACAGGTTCCTGCTCTTATGGGATACAATAGTTTGGTGAATACAAGAAATGCAACATACAGAGTGGTCATTGATAGTTTGAAACACTTGCCAGACACAACACTTGATGCAGTATTTGGATTAATCCCATTAGTGCTGCTATACGTCTGGAAATGGTGGTGCGATAAAATGGGTCCTTATTTGGCAGATAAGTACTATAGAAatgatccaaaaaaagcacagattttgaaaacatgTTATTTTTATGCTCAGGCTTTGAGGAATGCAGtaattattattgttttcacGGCAATATCGTGGCGCATAACAAGACACAAATCCAGAAGTGAGCGCCCAATTAGTATATTAGGAACAGTGCCTTCCGGCTTGAGAGATGTAGGTGTGATGAAAATCCCTGAAGGATTGCTATTAAAGATGAGTTCTGATATTCCCTCCTCAATAATTGTTCTGGTGCTTGAACATATAGCTATTTCGAAGTCTTTCGGAAGGCTCAATGATTATAAGGTCGTTCCTGATCAGGAATTAATTGCGATTGGTGTTACAAATTTGATCGGCACCTTTTTCCATGCATATCCAACAACAGGGTCGTTTTCAAGATCAGCTTTGAAAGCAAAATGTAATGTGCGTACACCATTTTCGGGTATTTTCACTGGTGCCTGTGTTTTGCTGGCACTTTACTGTTTGACTGatgcttttttcttcatacCTAAGGCCACGTTATCCGCTATTATTATTCATGCAGTCTCTGACTTGCTTGCATCTTATAATACTACTCTAACGTTCTGGAAAACGAATCCATTGGATGGCCTTTCATTCATCATCACTGTTTTGATCACAGTTTTTTCGTCAATCGAGAATGGAATATATTTTGCTATGTGTTGGTCAGCGGCGATGCTTTTACTGAAGCAAGCATTTCCTGCGGGCAAGTTTTTGGGACGTGTGGAAGTTGTTGAAGTTTTAAACCCCACAATTCAGACGGGTGTGTCTGTGGGACATTCAAGTGTTGATACGCAACTGACGCCTGCCGGAAGTGATAAACAATCAAAGGACATTCTGAGTAGCATTGAGATTGCGTCGCCTTCAACATATAGATTTACCAATGTTTGGGTTCCTTTCGATCACGGTTATACAAGAGAGCTCAATTGTGGTATTTCCATTTTACAACCTCCCTCGGGTGTGCTGGTTTATCGCTTTGGCGATAGCTATACATATATCAATTGTTCCAGACACTATGACATTATTTTCGACCGCATTAAAAGAGATACCAGAAGAGGACAGCTGGTACAGGCCAGAAATGTAGGCGATAGACCATGGAACGATCCAGGAGAGTGGGAATGCCCCAAAGctatcaaaagatttttcaaacgTGGTCCACATGACAGAGGAGATGAAGAGGTTCAGGCTGTGTCGCATCCCTCCACcaatattgaagaagacgaaaagcctgtcttgaaaattttatgCTTAGACTTTTCACAAGTGGCTCAGGTGGATTCCACTGCCATCCAAAGTCTTGTAGATCTTAGAAAAGCGGTAAACAGATACGCAGACAGACAGGTTGAATTCCATTTTGCTGGAATAATATCCCCCTGGATAAAGAAGGGTTTATTGAGCGTCGGATTTGGGATGGTAAACTCCGAGTATAGTGATGAATCTATAATTATTGATCATTCGAGCTATCATGTtgcaaaaggaaaaagaacagAGGATGGGTATTTAACGGATAGTAGCGAGATGATTTCAACAGACGATACTCATATCAATATCCACACTGTCAGTGGTACTAATCTCCccttttttcatataaATATTCCTGATTTCTCGAAATGGGACGTCTAGATGAAATCTGTGACAATAGGCGAATTTGACTATTTTCCATCTATTGAATAATATCAGTGTTCGTGCTTGCCTTGCCTTTGACCGAGCTGGCTCGCATTACGTAAGTGCAACGCATTTGTGGCATTATAATTGTTTAATGTAAATGGATCCCTAGGAAAATGTATAGCTGCATTCGATTCTGTATAATCTGTTTAGTATAAAAGAACAAATGTTGTACCGTTTATTGTCTCCTCACGAAATAACCTGCTGGTGatctatatatatatgtatatattctATCTCGATAGTGATGCTGCTACCGTTGTGTATATATGCAGAAAAAATACCTTAATAAATTTAAAGCGCTCAATGGAATTTGAGTGTTGGATGAAAGAGTAATAAGACACGTGAAACCCAACTAATAGACAAAGCTTAAACAGCTTTATTGCTAATACGAGCGAAATTATAGCTCAATCTTCATACCCCTCATTTCTACTAAAATTAAGCACAGTGGTAGCTTCATTTGACGAAAGCCACCCTTCCTCAAAGGAAgagtaataataataataatatcattTGGCTCTATTAAGTTATGTGATGGTTTACACAAATATGTCAAATAACCCCCTGGGTCTCATTAGTGCAAATAACCTTACTCCATTATTCTATAATATCAGCGCCTTCTTTGACAGAAGTTTTGCCTTTGTGGCCGTAGCCAGACTGTTCACTACTTTCGCCATCAACATGGGCGTCAATTATATCAAAAGTTTGTTCCTCTTTTGTGAAGGGCAACATTCCCATTCTATCCAACTCTGCCTTAGAGAAACAGTCGAAATAATCGATCAAATCTTCCGTACGCAGTTTTTCATGGTGCACTGGGAATAATAGTACAAAAATATAGTAAAGACCACCTGAAACCAGAGGAATAAAGAATAAATATCCATAGTAAAAATTTAACATGCCAGCGTTGGGTTGTATTTCGACATGGACCTGATATACCAACCCGGGAATACCAAGTGCAACGCCTGCGAGTAAACTAACCAAAGATCTCCAATTGATTCCGTGATCGTACCAATACGCACCCTTTTCAGATAGCGTAAAGAAATCGAGCAGCGTGATTTTTGATCTCCGAACAATGTAGTACTCAATGATGTTAATAACGGCAATTGGAGTGGTGAATACCCCAAAGGAACTCATAGCATTTAAAAAGGACGAGGaagtgttgaaaaatgtcCAGGGCTGGACGACCCAGGAAATTAGTTGAACAAATAGAGTACCCCTTGTTATATTCAAGTATTTTGGCAAAATTCCTGCAAGATCCATTCCACAAGAGTAACCGTTTTGTGTGAGGTTTAGGAACAGTTGAGAACCCGTGAAACTAATTCCAATAAAAAATGCTGCGGCCCGCGCCTTAGAAGAGTAATTTGTCCTTAGCCATTGATCAACGATTTGATCTGGTGTCCAGAATGGTTCACCATACAGCTGTTGACAGGCAGAAGCACAGAACATACCAGCCAAAGAAACGAACGTTCCAGGCAATACTGTACCCAGGAAAAGTCCCCAGTAGCaacttttttcacttttagCAAAACGAGAGTAATCTGACTGATTCGCAACTGCTGGGGACACTCCACTATACCAGATTGTGATCGCATATAACCACATCCATGATCTATCATTAGAAGAGAGTGTAACCTTTTCGTAATACAATGGACCCGGGCCCCCATTTGTGCTGAGCAAATATGCCATTAGGCCAATAACGGAAAAAAGAGTCATAAAACAAGTAACAATAGAGGGTATATTTACCCTTATTGGCTTGACAAAGGCGAAAGGCATCTGTACTATTTGAAAGCAAAGGAAACCGATCAGATCTTTTCTTGCCATTGGCACTGACTCTGGGAacgtattttccaaattaaGGTAATTTGAGGAAAAGGAACTGAAGATCATATTAATACAGAGTCCACCTAACCAAGCCATATAAGCATACAAAACCACCGAGAGTCCCACTCTAAAAATTATCCCCACAAATGATCCATAAATACCAAAAATCATTCTTTGATCCAAGGTGTACCCAATGTGATACTTGATTCCCGGGTTAGAGTTTAAAATAGTAAAAACACCAATAAGAACATTTGCAATAACTATAGCGCCAATTGATTGTTGGATATTCAAATTCAGCGCAAGTAAAGCAGAGCCCGTTGAAAATGTAGCCACAGCGAAGTTAGGAAGACCCCAGTAAGCAAAATATGACCAAAATCCCCAGATTCTCATGTTCGGTTTGACCGGTTGTAAGTCTGGATTTCTCAACACGGAAATCGGTTCTTCTTCGCTGTGTGGCACTTCTAATTTGCTTAGCCATTTCCTCCACCCTTTCAGATTGATGTGCGACTcttgtaatttttcttgatcctTGATGATTTCGAAATCCGTCTCGCTGACAAGAGATCTTATGATTCCCACCTGTTCGTTAGTTGTCATAGTGTGTGCTCGAGCTGTTTTTCGCAAATCGCGATATTAGATGATAGGGTGCTTGAGTGCCACTTTCCTTCCAACGATGATTGCCATTTTATACAGTTTTCCATCTCACCAAAGTCGCAGTCAGTTGCAGTCAGTTGAACGTATGCCTCTTATCTCATCTGTGTGgctgattttttcattgtgTTAGAAGATAAGTTCGCCTATCAGACCTAAATTTTCTAATCACCATAAACCCTTATCCTTATCCCCCAGATCCCGCTCGAAACGGCGCGTTTGAAGTTCCCTCTCGGCGGGATCGCCATTCAAATTTGCactattttttgaaaactgcGCCAAAATAGAGACTGCATAGTAAAAGTATTAGTTCGTAAgaaaaactcaaaattaTACTACGaggtgaaaatgaattcactatcttgaaatttttataCCACTCTGCAAAATACTGAACGTTAGCCGGAATTTCTTCAGTATATGTGCAGGCCACTTAAAGTTTATAATAGCCGATAAACGTCATCAATTGATACAATCAATATTGCGATGTATATGCTTCAGAAGTGTCTTCCAAAAACAATTTGTAATCATGCGCTGATATCCATGTCTCGCAGGTACGCAATATAGATATGTTTGTTCATATTGAGTCGTAGGACACCTGTCGGCATATTCTAACTTTCAGATTGGAATAGGATTTAGATCAAACTGCCGAAGTACGCATTGTCGGTTTGAAGTTCTTGTTAACATATCATCAATTATAATAATACTTGTGACTCGAATATTGTGTATGTGATATACTTTCGAAAGAGTTTTAGCTAGCTAAGGATTATTGTCATACGACACTGAagtttttctgtttctcgACTGAAACTGGTCTGTTACGGATAACAGCTTCCGCTGACTCGCCTACCTGTAGCACGACACAAATTAATGACCGGGAATACAACCATTGGTATGCATGGTAcgtcattttttggaattgaaaCATAATGCATTCAACGCCTTACAGAATCTAAGTTTTTGTTTAATCAGAGTACCGTATCTTTTGCACTCgtttttcatatttggCGTTCTAATGCAGAGGCCATTTGTGAGTCATCCAAATGGTGTCTAGTGTAAATCATAAACGGCGTATAAATTCAGCCATAGGTTTGACCATAACTTGTCAATCATAGTATTTATAATGGTGTATCGTCGTCAATGAAGTGGTTCAACGAATGCAATCAAGAGATTGGCTTTCCACTTAAGGATTGGCAGCCCAAAAAATACCCGGAAAGAGTTACGATAGAAGGGAAACATTGTTGGATCGAGCCCTTGAATAGTCAAACGCACGCTGCTCAACTATTTGAGGCACACAAAAAAGctaaagatgaaagaataTGGACATATATCCCGATAGGCCCTTTTAATAACCTTGAggattatcaaaaattcattACGGATATCGCTAATTCATCGCAAGAAGTACAATTCGCCATcataaataaaaaaactggGCGTTCCGTAGGATCTTTTGCTTTGATGAGAATTGATAAGGAAAATGGCGTGGCCGAAGTGGGATACGTCGTTTTTTCGCCAGAGCTTCAGAAGACCACCATGGCTACTGAAGCACATTATTTACTGATGAAATATGTTTTCGAATCATTGGATTATAGAAGATTGGAGTGGAAATGTGATAGTCTCAATAAACCGTCTCAAGCAGCAGCACAGCGTCTAGGATATAAATTCGAAGGAACATTTCGGCAGATACAAGTGTACAAGGGCAGAAACCGTGACACTCACTGGTTCTCAGTTATCGACTGCGAATGGGATCACTGTGAAAAGGCATTTGAGCAGTGGATGGACGAAGAGAACTTTGTAAATGGCAAgcagaaaagaagtttAGTTCAGGTAAGAGAAAACTTGGGTAGATAACTAGAGGATCTTTCAGTAAATATCGCTACGCTAGTGTTGTGTATAGAACCTATTTCATGTGGAAAGACGCACATCGTCGAGTAACTCGGACGAAGTGATGCCTTCTGTCGGCTATACTTTGTACCAGAAAGAACATCTACCAAGATAAACACTATCATGGTAGAGGTTTTCTCGAGGATGATTCAGAAGTCTCGAACACGCAAAAACTCAACCGTTTCATCGTGCGACCGTAAAGTGACGAAATTTACCTTCCGATCTGCCTTCACAGATTCAAAGGGCATGGTGGCCTCTGAGCACGGAGTATACTAGGAATATCACGCCGCCCTCACCATCGCAGAGGCAGGATGATATCGAAGACTATGGGGACAAATACATCGTAATCATTCTGTAGGGACCTCCGCTAGCCACCAAAGTGACCTATGCGCGCGCAGAGGTCAGCTGTTAAAGAGCCTCAACATCCTTCGAATTTTCCACCATTTGCTCCACATAGCTCCTTTGCTGTCGCCCACTTTCTATCTACTCAGTTTCACCAGTTCCCATGGAGCTAGTCGTCGCAAACCGCATCTGACAGTGCATGTTGGGCTCGTCAAACTTCCTGTCCGCAGACGTTGTTGCAGCAATATGTGTTCCAGAACCACGAAAACATTCCCCATCTTTGTGCGGTAACTTTCCAGAGGCACGCCTCCCCAAATGGCACCAAGCGCCGATATGAGCCTTGAGGCATTATTACTCACGAGCCACCTCAATAACATAAGCGAGTCAGAGTAGGTTTTGTGGACAATGCTGTCTGAACGAGCTTGAACGAGCTTGAACACTCCCATTGCATTCTCCAGGCACACGTAGCAGCATATACCATTCTATCAGAAACACCTCGAGCCGTGTGCGATCATGTGACCCACATCTAGCAACCAATTGCCTCTCCTTTCACAACGTAAAACAATCATCTGCGAACGGAGTCGGTTGAAGACAACAGTGCCTTATTGAGGAATCGACATCGCAATGCCCGGCAGACACTTAATTAAACCGCGGTTGCAATGCCGACTGTGCAAACACCTGTACCATTGGGCTTCTACTTTTTTAAAtggtgaaatttttcaaatagGCCGCCCTTGTCGTGCCCACCGCATTCATACGATTAATCCGTTCGTAGCAAGGTATGCGTTTCCCCAAGCTTTTTTGTTGTCCCGCATGCATCCTTTCAACCACGCGCTGTTGGTGAAAAAGCCTTCACCCCTCCTTCCCTTTTGGGCGATTGCGccctgaaaaaaaaaactttaacGAGTGCTCGAACAAAACTGGCCCGCATTCCAAGGGGCGGGGAGCAAATACCCCGCCTGTAACATGAGAAAGTTTCTGCAATAGGTCGATACCTCTTCAACACTGGTTGCTAGCATGGGCTTTTCCCCGATCTTGCTATTGAAGGCGGGGAAGGGTAGTACATGATTCACGAAGAGTTAGATATGTTCAATTACGTATTGGGTCCGTTCTAGGAATCTGCTACTGCATGTGCACATGGTgggatgatgatgaagggGAAGGAGAAGCAGAAGGAGAAGGAGTGTGGGGGAGTGTGCCTCCAGGATATCTGTAAAGGGAAGTCCATTAATTCGAGCACGTTCAATCCAACAAAAGTTCCCTTGGTGTTTCAGTTTCAATTGATGACCAACATACCTTCAGGACTACTGTAGTCCGAGGAATTGACAATAGAACAGGTAGACTTGTGAATTCGCAGGAAGTGAAAAACCACTTGACTATGAACGAGTCTACTGACCAGGATGTGAAGGATGACATATAAAAGAGCCAGGATTTTCCAGTTTAAGCAGATGTTCACAGGTAGGATCCGCTGTAGAACAGTATAGTACAGCAACTCACTATGTTTTCTTTGCTACTTTTGACATCTACTGCGCTTGTAGAAACAGCTCTCGGTGTGAGCCCCAGTTACAATGGGCTCGGCCTCACTCCCCAGATGGGATGGAACAATTGGAACACGTTTGCGTGCAACGTCACGGAGCAATTGCTTTTGGGAACCGCTGACAGGATCTCAGAATTGGGACTGAAGGATGTAGGTTACAACTATGTCATTTTGGATGATTGTTGGTCTGGTGGCAGAAGCTCGAACGGGTCTCTTGTTCCTGACCTTAACAAGTTTCCTCACGGAATGAAATACGTTGCGGACCACCTGCACGACCAGGATCTTCTTTTCGGAATGTATTCCTCTGCAGGTGAGTATACCTGTGCTGGCTACCCTGGCTCGTTGGGTCACGAGGAGAAGGATGCCCAGTTCTTTGCAAGAAACGAAGTTGACTACTTGAAATACGACAACTGCTATAACAAGGGCCAATTCGGTACTCCTCAAGCGTCTTATGAGAGATATAAAGCCATGTCGGATGCCTTGAATAACACTGGTAGACCAATTTTCTACTCCCTGTGCAACTGGGGTCAAGATTTGACATTTTACTGGGGGTCTGCGATTGCTAATTCATGGAGAATGAGTGGAGATATCACTGCGGATTTTGATCGTCCTGACAGCAGATGTCCTTGTGGTGATGACGAGTATGATTGTAAATACGCAGGGTATCATTGCTCAATcatgaatattttgaataaagcGGCACCAATGGGCCAAAATGCAAACCCAGGTGGTTGGAATGATCTAGACATGTTGGAAGTCGGAGTTGGTAATTTGAccgatgatgaagagaaaGCTCATTTCTCTATGTGGGCTATGGTTAGGTCACCCTTGATCATTGGTGCTGATGTCAATCACTTAAAGCCTTCCTCATTCTCGATTTACGCTCAATCTCCGGTTATTGCCATCAACCAGGATCCAAGA belongs to Zygotorulaspora mrakii chromosome 1, complete sequence and includes:
- the SUL1 gene encoding sulfate permease, with the translated sequence MDGTDSLSGSHKGSEVAIERESVDPEYSELEAEYVKYKANEEEYTQHKPGNNDEKKGRGKNSQRPGSIEVEGEVPRLSYGSIPSFEEEAVTIKEYFDHSVREKLTVRSVGSYFTSLFPIIRWLPHYNFKWAYADLVAGITVGCVLVPQSMSYAQIASLAPQYGLYSSFIGAFIYSLFATSKDVCIGPVAVMSLQTAKVISLVLEKYPEGNTEVTAPIIATTLALLCGIVSFGLGVLRLGFLVELISLNAVAGFMTGSSFNIIWGQVPALMGYNSLVNTRNATYRVVIDSLKHLPDTTLDAVFGLIPLVLLYVWKWWCDKMGPYLADKYYRNDPKKAQILKTCYFYAQALRNAVIIIVFTAISWRITRHKSRSERPISILGTVPSGLRDVGVMKIPEGLLLKMSSDIPSSIIVLVLEHIAISKSFGRLNDYKVVPDQELIAIGVTNLIGTFFHAYPTTGSFSRSALKAKCNVRTPFSGIFTGACVLLALYCLTDAFFFIPKATLSAIIIHAVSDLLASYNTTLTFWKTNPLDGLSFIITVLITVFSSIENGIYFAMCWSAAMLLLKQAFPAGKFLGRVEVVEVLNPTIQTGVSVGHSSVDTQLTPAGSDKQSKDILSSIEIASPSTYRFTNVWVPFDHGYTRELNCGISILQPPSGVLVYRFGDSYTYINCSRHYDIIFDRIKRDTRRGQLVQARNVGDRPWNDPGEWECPKAIKRFFKRGPHDRGDEEVQAVSHPSTNIEEDEKPVLKILCLDFSQVAQVDSTAIQSLVDLRKAVNRYADRQVEFHFAGIISPWIKKGLLSVGFGMVNSEYSDESIIIDHSSYHVAKGKRTEDGYLTDSSEMISTDDTHINIHTVSGTNLPFFHINIPDFSKWDV
- a CDS encoding nucleobase cation symporter-1 family protein; this translates as MTTNEQVGIIRSLVSETDFEIIKDQEKLQESHINLKGWRKWLSKLEVPHSEEEPISVLRNPDLQPVKPNMRIWGFWSYFAYWGLPNFAVATFSTGSALLALNLNIQQSIGAIVIANVLIGVFTILNSNPGIKYHIGYTLDQRMIFGIYGSFVGIIFRVGLSVVLYAYMAWLGGLCINMIFSSFSSNYLNLENTFPESVPMARKDLIGFLCFQIVQMPFAFVKPIRVNIPSIVTCFMTLFSVIGLMAYLLSTNGGPGPLYYEKVTLSSNDRSWMWLYAITIWYSGVSPAVANQSDYSRFAKSEKSCYWGLFLGTVLPGTFVSLAGMFCASACQQLYGEPFWTPDQIVDQWLRTNYSSKARAAAFFIGISFTGSQLFLNLTQNGYSCGMDLAGILPKYLNITRGTLFVQLISWVVQPWTFFNTSSSFLNAMSSFGVFTTPIAVINIIEYYIVRRSKITLLDFFTLSEKGAYWYDHGINWRSLVSLLAGVALGIPGLVYQVHVEIQPNAGMLNFYYGYLFFIPLVSGGLYYIFVLLFPVHHEKLRTEDLIDYFDCFSKAELDRMGMLPFTKEEQTFDIIDAHVDGESSEQSGYGHKGKTSVKEGADIIE
- a CDS encoding glycoside hydrolase family 27 protein: MFSLLLLTSTALVETALGVSPSYNGLGLTPQMGWNNWNTFACNVTEQLLLGTADRISELGLKDVGYNYVILDDCWSGGRSSNGSLVPDLNKFPHGMKYVADHLHDQDLLFGMYSSAGEYTCAGYPGSLGHEEKDAQFFARNEVDYLKYDNCYNKGQFGTPQASYERYKAMSDALNNTGRPIFYSLCNWGQDLTFYWGSAIANSWRMSGDITADFDRPDSRCPCGDDEYDCKYAGYHCSIMNILNKAAPMGQNANPGGWNDLDMLEVGVGNLTDDEEKAHFSMWAMVRSPLIIGADVNHLKPSSFSIYAQSPVIAINQDPRGVPATRVWRRQVSDTDAYGRGEVQFWSGPLENGDQVIAFLNGGNRMRPMNAGLDDIFFDSHPGAPELNSTWAVYDLWANRMEDSVASDILNGNRSSNGLLYNSTQQSYSQGLARNDSRLFGSQIGTIQAGGRLNVTVPAHGVGLYRLRLQ